In one Pseudomonadota bacterium genomic region, the following are encoded:
- the katG gene encoding catalase/peroxidase HPI, which translates to MDGNTPNITGCPVAHGGNTSLTKPSVTKWWPKALNLDILHQKGARVDPMDAEFSYRDAVQTLDFDALKADLHALMTESQDWWPADWGHYGGLFIRLAWHSAGSYRVSDGRGGGAGGNIRFAPLNSWPDNASLDKARRLLWPIKKKYGNALSWADLILLSGTVAYESMGLKTFGFGFGREDIWGPETDVYWGAETEWLAPSENRYGDIDDADSLENPLAAVHMGLVYVNPEGINGQPNPAHTAMHVRTTFARMAMNDEETAALTCGGHTVGKAHGNGDGQLIGSEPEAENLEAQGFGWANPGHQGKAANAFTSGIEGAWTKEPTEWDMGYFDYLFDYEWELQKSPAGAWQWEPVDMPEEVKPLDATDPTKRGRVIMTDADMAMRVDPIYNEICQRFRADPEYFADTFARAWFKLTHRDMGPRVNYLGPDVPDEDLIWQDPVPAGPTGYDVNALKSAIAAAGVPAADLVATAWDSARTYRGSDRRGGANGARIRLAPQNEWEGNEPERLTRVLGVLEPLAAKHDASIADTIVLAGNVGVEQCIAAAGLSMEVPFAPGRGDAADEMTDAESFDVLEPLADGFRNFSKEVYSVSPEEMLLDRAQLMGLTGWEMTVLLGGMRVMGTNHGGSKHGVFTDREGALTNDFFVNLTDMSNSWHPAGDTYEVRDRVTGDVKWTATRADLVFGSNSILRSYAEVYAQDDNAEKFARDFVAAWTKVMTLDRFDLAA; encoded by the coding sequence ATGGACGGAAACACCCCCAATATCACCGGTTGCCCCGTCGCCCATGGCGGCAACACCTCGCTCACCAAGCCCTCCGTCACCAAGTGGTGGCCCAAGGCGCTGAACCTCGACATCCTCCACCAAAAGGGCGCCCGCGTGGACCCGATGGATGCGGAGTTCTCCTACCGTGACGCAGTGCAGACCCTCGATTTCGACGCGCTGAAGGCCGATCTTCATGCGCTGATGACCGAGAGCCAGGACTGGTGGCCCGCCGATTGGGGCCATTACGGCGGCCTCTTCATCCGCCTCGCATGGCACTCCGCGGGCTCCTACCGTGTCTCTGACGGGCGCGGCGGCGGTGCGGGCGGCAACATCCGCTTTGCCCCCCTGAACTCCTGGCCCGACAACGCCTCCCTCGACAAGGCGCGCCGCCTGCTGTGGCCGATCAAGAAGAAATACGGCAACGCGCTCTCCTGGGCCGACCTCATCCTGCTCTCGGGCACCGTGGCCTATGAGAGCATGGGGCTCAAAACCTTCGGCTTCGGCTTTGGCCGCGAGGACATCTGGGGCCCGGAGACGGATGTCTACTGGGGTGCGGAGACCGAATGGCTCGCCCCGTCGGAGAACCGCTACGGCGATATCGACGATGCCGACAGCCTCGAGAACCCGCTTGCCGCCGTGCACATGGGCCTCGTCTACGTGAACCCGGAAGGCATCAACGGCCAGCCCAACCCGGCCCACACCGCCATGCACGTGCGCACGACCTTCGCCCGCATGGCCATGAACGACGAAGAGACCGCGGCACTCACTTGCGGCGGCCACACCGTGGGCAAGGCGCACGGCAATGGCGACGGGCAGCTCATCGGCTCCGAGCCCGAGGCTGAGAACCTCGAAGCGCAGGGCTTCGGCTGGGCCAACCCGGGCCACCAGGGCAAGGCCGCCAACGCCTTCACCTCGGGCATCGAGGGCGCGTGGACGAAAGAGCCAACCGAGTGGGACATGGGCTATTTCGACTACCTCTTCGATTACGAATGGGAGCTGCAGAAATCCCCCGCCGGTGCCTGGCAGTGGGAGCCGGTGGACATGCCCGAGGAGGTCAAACCGCTCGACGCCACGGACCCGACGAAGCGGGGCCGCGTGATCATGACGGATGCCGACATGGCGATGCGGGTGGACCCCATCTACAACGAGATCTGCCAACGCTTCCGCGCCGATCCCGAGTACTTCGCCGACACCTTCGCGCGGGCGTGGTTCAAGCTCACGCACCGCGACATGGGCCCGCGCGTGAACTACCTCGGCCCGGACGTGCCCGATGAGGACCTCATCTGGCAGGACCCGGTGCCGGCAGGCCCCACGGGCTACGACGTGAACGCACTGAAATCCGCCATCGCGGCAGCGGGCGTGCCCGCGGCGGACCTCGTGGCCACCGCCTGGGACAGCGCGCGCACCTATCGCGGCTCCGACCGCCGGGGCGGCGCCAACGGCGCACGCATCCGCCTTGCGCCGCAGAACGAGTGGGAGGGTAACGAACCCGAGCGCCTGACGCGGGTGTTGGGCGTGCTCGAGCCGCTCGCCGCAAAGCACGACGCCTCCATCGCCGACACGATCGTGCTGGCGGGCAATGTGGGAGTGGAGCAGTGCATCGCGGCCGCAGGCCTTTCCATGGAGGTGCCCTTCGCGCCGGGCCGAGGCGACGCCGCCGACGAGATGACGGACGCCGAAAGCTTCGACGTGCTCGAGCCGCTCGCCGATGGCTTCCGCAACTTCTCCAAGGAGGTCTACTCCGTCTCGCCCGAGGAGATGCTCCTCGACCGCGCGCAGCTCATGGGGCTGACCGGCTGGGAGATGACGGTCCTCCTCGGGGGGATGCGTGTCATGGGCACGAACCACGGCGGATCGAAGCACGGCGTCTTCACCGACCGGGAGGGGGCGCTCACGAACGACTTCTTTGTGAACCTCACGGACATGTCGAACAGCTGGCATCCCGCGGGCGACACCTACGAGGTGCGCGACCGGGTGACGGGTGATGTGAAGTGGACGGCCACACGCGCCGACCTCGTCTTCGGGTCGAACTCCATCCTGCGGAGCTACGCGGAGGTCTATGCCCAGGACGACAACGCCGAGAAGTTCGCCCGTGATTTTGTGGCGGCGTGGACGAAGGTGATGACGCTCGACCGCTTCGACCTCGCGGCCTGA
- a CDS encoding shikimate kinase, which produces MGRLKKTIVLVGMMGAGKTAVGRALAALLDVPFRDSDQALEEAANMTVAEVFARDGEAFFREKEVQVIARLMALSPPGILSTGGGAFLRPETRETIAAAGLSVWLRAEEPLLWERVRHKETRPLLQTDDPRKTLRELIALREPHYARAGLVVDADASYSVQDMARHVAAAISADRPDVLETVDA; this is translated from the coding sequence ATGGGCCGCTTGAAGAAAACCATCGTCCTCGTGGGCATGATGGGCGCGGGCAAGACAGCGGTGGGCCGCGCGCTGGCCGCGCTCCTCGACGTGCCGTTTCGCGACAGCGACCAAGCGCTGGAGGAAGCCGCCAACATGACCGTGGCGGAGGTCTTCGCCCGTGATGGCGAGGCGTTCTTTCGAGAGAAGGAGGTGCAAGTGATCGCGCGCCTGATGGCGCTGTCGCCGCCGGGGATCCTGTCGACGGGCGGGGGCGCGTTCCTGCGTCCCGAGACACGAGAGACGATCGCCGCGGCCGGGCTCTCCGTCTGGCTTCGCGCCGAGGAGCCGCTCCTCTGGGAGCGGGTGCGGCACAAGGAGACGCGCCCACTGTTGCAGACGGACGATCCGCGCAAGACGCTGCGCGAACTCATCGCCCTCAGGGAGCCGCATTACGCGCGCGCCGGGCTCGTCGTCGATGCCGATGCCAGCTACTCGGTTCAGGACATGGCGCGCCACGTGGCCGCCGCGATCTCGGCCGATCGCCCGGACGTGCTGGAGACGGTGGATGCGTGA
- a CDS encoding HlyC/CorC family transporter — MTDPTSTMLGLEGLDSAFWITAAAILFLLVMSGFFSGSETALTAASRGKLRAQADKGSGGAAAALRITEDNERLIGSVLLGNNLVNILATSLATALFTRAFGESGVALATLVMTLLVLIFAEVLPKTYAITNSETAAALVARPISVVVMLFSPIVRAVRILVRGVLRVFGVRIDPGTNVLAVREEIAGALSLGHQEGVVEKEDRDRILGALDLAERTVEEIMLHRSSIEMIDVSLAPGDILSAALQSRHTRLPLFRDDPENIVGIIHAKDLARAMDKLVRKDIAEFNVLDVAMEPYFVPETTTLDDQMREFLRRRAHFALVVDEYGSLQGLLTLEDILEEIVGEIADEFDQEEDEVAKTADGQYIVEGSMTIRDLNRAHDWNLPDEEANTVAGLVIHEAQMIPTTGQVFNFHGFRFEVMEKDANRITRLKVRPLK, encoded by the coding sequence ATGACAGACCCCACCTCCACGATGCTGGGCCTCGAGGGCCTCGACAGCGCCTTCTGGATCACGGCCGCCGCGATCCTCTTTCTCCTCGTGATGTCGGGCTTCTTCTCGGGCTCGGAGACGGCGCTGACGGCGGCGTCGCGCGGCAAGCTGCGCGCGCAGGCCGACAAGGGCTCGGGCGGCGCCGCCGCGGCGCTCCGCATCACCGAGGACAACGAGCGCCTGATCGGCTCGGTCCTTCTCGGCAACAACCTCGTCAATATCCTCGCCACATCGCTCGCGACGGCGCTCTTCACCCGCGCCTTCGGCGAAAGCGGCGTCGCGCTTGCCACCCTCGTGATGACGCTCCTCGTGCTCATCTTCGCTGAGGTGCTGCCCAAGACCTACGCCATCACCAACTCCGAGACCGCGGCGGCCCTCGTGGCGCGCCCGATCTCCGTGGTCGTGATGCTCTTCTCGCCCATCGTGCGCGCGGTTCGCATTCTCGTGCGCGGCGTGCTCCGTGTCTTCGGTGTCCGGATCGACCCGGGCACCAACGTGCTGGCCGTGCGCGAGGAGATCGCGGGCGCGCTCTCCCTCGGCCACCAGGAGGGCGTCGTCGAGAAGGAGGACCGGGACCGGATCCTCGGCGCGCTCGATCTCGCCGAGCGCACCGTGGAGGAGATCATGCTCCATCGCTCCTCCATCGAGATGATCGATGTCTCCCTCGCCCCGGGCGACATCCTCTCTGCCGCGCTGCAGTCGCGCCACACGCGCCTGCCGCTTTTCCGCGATGATCCCGAGAACATCGTGGGCATCATCCACGCAAAGGACCTCGCGCGCGCCATGGACAAGCTCGTGCGCAAGGACATCGCGGAATTCAACGTGCTCGACGTGGCCATGGAGCCCTACTTCGTCCCCGAGACGACAACGCTCGACGACCAGATGCGCGAGTTCCTGCGCCGCCGCGCGCATTTCGCGCTGGTGGTGGACGAATACGGCTCGCTCCAGGGCCTCTTGACGCTTGAAGACATCCTCGAGGAGATCGTGGGCGAGATCGCAGACGAGTTCGACCAGGAGGAAGACGAGGTCGCCAAGACGGCCGACGGCCAATACATCGTCGAAGGGTCCATGACGATCCGAGATCTCAACCGCGCTCATGACTGGAACCTCCCCGACGAGGAGGCGAACACCGTGGCGGGCCTTGTCATACACGAGGCGCAAATGATCCCGACGACGGGCCAGGTGTTCAACTTTCACGGCTTCCGTTTCGAGGTCATGGAAAAGGATGCCAACCGGATTACCCGGCTCAAGGTCCGCCCCCTGAAATAG
- a CDS encoding phosphopantetheine-binding protein, whose amino-acid sequence MDVDTKVKEIIAEQAMLEPADVSDESTLEDLGLDSLGLVECIFGIEEAFDIQVPFNANEPEKSDFDISSVAAITRAVKELIKEQK is encoded by the coding sequence ATGGATGTCGACACGAAGGTCAAGGAGATCATCGCCGAACAGGCGATGCTCGAGCCCGCGGACGTCTCCGACGAAAGCACGCTCGAAGACCTCGGCCTCGATTCCCTCGGCCTCGTGGAATGCATCTTCGGCATTGAGGAGGCCTTCGACATCCAAGTGCCGTTCAACGCCAACGAGCCCGAGAAGAGCGATTTTGACATCTCCTCCGTCGCCGCCATCACGCGCGCGGTCAAAGAGCTGATCAAAGAGCAGAAATGA
- a CDS encoding invasion associated locus B family protein, producing the protein MTSIRQITTAAALACTLPFAGTLAAQESDGGTAAEGLSMGETIVDGRTVGQEYVGDTFGDWAHRCVATADGDDPCNAYQLLLDSDGNSVAEISLIPLANGGQAVAGGTIVTPLETLLMQQITLQIDAGAARRYPFSFCTRQGCIARVGFTQDDIDAMKRGAEATMTIVAAGAPEEPVALNVSLTGFTAAYDALATR; encoded by the coding sequence ATGACTTCCATTCGGCAGATCACGACGGCGGCAGCGCTCGCATGCACGCTGCCTTTCGCAGGCACGCTGGCCGCGCAGGAAAGCGATGGCGGCACGGCCGCCGAGGGCCTTTCCATGGGCGAGACGATCGTCGATGGCCGTACCGTGGGCCAGGAATACGTGGGCGACACCTTCGGCGACTGGGCGCATCGCTGCGTGGCCACCGCCGACGGTGACGACCCCTGCAACGCCTACCAGCTCCTCCTCGACAGCGACGGAAACTCGGTGGCAGAGATTTCCCTCATACCGCTCGCGAATGGCGGCCAGGCCGTGGCCGGCGGCACCATCGTCACCCCGCTGGAGACCCTGCTCATGCAGCAGATCACGCTGCAGATCGATGCGGGGGCCGCGCGCCGCTATCCGTTCTCCTTCTGCACCCGGCAGGGCTGCATCGCGCGGGTGGGCTTCACCCAGGACGACATCGACGCGATGAAGCGCGGGGCAGAGGCCACGATGACGATCGTGGCAGCCGGCGCCCCTGAAGAGCCCGTGGCACTCAACGTGTCGCTTACGGGCTTCACCGCGGCCTACGACGCACTCGCAACGCGCTAG
- a CDS encoding beta-ketoacyl-[acyl-carrier-protein] synthase family protein: MKRVVITGAGTINALGHDVPTTLEAMREGRCGIGALDFPNVDRLQIKIGGQVTGYDEAQHFNRQQVALYDRFTQFTLLAAREAIGQAGLTFGGELAARAGVVLGTAAGGMNTWEDNYRAVYEEGKNRVHPFVVPKLMNNAAASHVSMEYNLKGPSFTVSTACSSSNHAMGLAFQMIRAGMADAMVTGGAEAMLTFGGIKAWEGLRVMSRDACRPFSGNRNGMVQGEGAGIFVLEEMGHAKARGAEILAEITGFAMTSDAADIVMPSQQGAGRAIAGALRDAGMNPGEIGYINAHGTGTAANDKTECAAVAGAFGPEADRVMISSTKSMHGHCIGGTGAVELLACMMALRDGVIAPTIGYEEPDPECALDVVPNEAREVRVTGALSNAFAFGGLNAVLALRAA; encoded by the coding sequence ATGAAACGCGTGGTCATCACCGGGGCAGGCACGATCAATGCCTTGGGCCACGACGTGCCCACCACGCTCGAGGCCATGCGCGAGGGCCGTTGCGGCATCGGTGCGCTGGACTTTCCCAATGTCGACCGGCTTCAGATCAAGATCGGCGGGCAGGTGACGGGCTATGACGAGGCCCAGCATTTCAATCGCCAGCAGGTCGCGCTCTACGACCGCTTCACCCAGTTCACGCTGCTCGCGGCGCGCGAGGCCATCGGGCAGGCGGGGCTGACCTTCGGCGGCGAATTGGCCGCGCGGGCGGGCGTCGTGCTCGGCACCGCCGCGGGCGGGATGAACACCTGGGAGGACAATTACCGCGCCGTCTACGAGGAGGGGAAGAACCGGGTCCACCCCTTCGTCGTCCCCAAGCTGATGAATAACGCCGCGGCCTCCCACGTCTCCATGGAATACAATCTGAAGGGGCCGTCCTTTACCGTCTCCACCGCGTGCTCCTCCTCCAATCACGCCATGGGCCTCGCGTTCCAGATGATCCGCGCGGGTATGGCCGATGCGATGGTCACGGGCGGGGCGGAGGCGATGCTTACCTTCGGCGGGATCAAGGCGTGGGAAGGGCTGCGGGTGATGTCACGCGACGCCTGCCGCCCGTTCTCGGGCAACCGGAACGGCATGGTGCAGGGCGAAGGCGCGGGCATCTTCGTCCTCGAGGAGATGGGCCATGCCAAGGCGCGCGGCGCCGAGATCCTCGCGGAGATCACGGGCTTCGCCATGACCTCGGATGCCGCCGACATCGTGATGCCGTCGCAGCAGGGGGCGGGCCGCGCCATCGCCGGTGCGCTGCGCGACGCGGGCATGAACCCGGGCGAGATCGGCTACATCAACGCCCATGGCACCGGAACCGCCGCCAATGACAAGACGGAATGCGCGGCTGTGGCCGGCGCGTTCGGCCCGGAGGCCGACCGGGTGATGATCTCTTCAACGAAGTCGATGCACGGCCATTGCATCGGCGGGACGGGCGCCGTGGAGCTCCTGGCCTGCATGATGGCGCTGCGCGACGGGGTCATTGCGCCCACGATCGGCTACGAGGAGCCGGATCCGGAATGCGCGCTCGATGTGGTGCCCAACGAGGCGCGCGAGGTGAGGGTCACGGGCGCGCTCTCTAATGCCTTCGCGTTTGGCGGGCTCAACGCGGTGCTGGCGCTGCGCGCGGCCTGA
- a CDS encoding alpha/beta fold hydrolase, translated as MRRWLWAALVVLAACAPADVPPFAPPAPGASIYPIEVITTRVPRPGTASLFGADRSTGLNYARAHVSVPPTHRTGQIAYPSGPADAARTFAITAVTPYRSFAGMDAALGGAREVVLYVHGFNNTVPEAAFQAAQIRHDFEIEQPTVLFAWPSAGDVRGYLYDRDSVLFARGDLVAALRDLTRSRRVLIVAHSMGSLLTMEAMRQLALEGEGRVLRRISGVTLVSPDIDSDLFRRQAADIGALPQPFVIFVAQADRALSLSGLLTGRRERLGNISSAADIGDLPVAVVDFTALAARRGLNHQIALESPAAISILRSVRDGEATALSRLAPYLINAPARLPGGN; from the coding sequence GTGAGGCGGTGGCTGTGGGCGGCGCTCGTCGTGCTTGCGGCCTGCGCCCCTGCGGACGTTCCCCCCTTCGCACCCCCCGCTCCGGGGGCCAGCATCTACCCGATCGAGGTGATCACGACGCGCGTGCCGCGCCCGGGCACGGCCTCGCTCTTCGGCGCGGATCGGAGCACCGGTCTGAATTACGCGCGCGCGCACGTTTCGGTGCCGCCCACGCACCGGACCGGGCAGATCGCCTATCCGAGTGGCCCGGCCGACGCGGCGCGGACCTTCGCGATCACGGCCGTGACACCCTACAGGAGCTTCGCCGGGATGGACGCGGCCCTCGGCGGCGCGCGCGAGGTGGTGCTCTACGTCCACGGCTTCAACAACACGGTGCCCGAGGCCGCGTTTCAGGCAGCGCAGATCCGGCACGACTTCGAGATCGAGCAGCCCACGGTGCTTTTCGCCTGGCCCTCCGCGGGGGATGTGCGCGGCTATCTCTATGACCGCGACAGCGTCCTCTTCGCCCGGGGCGACCTCGTGGCGGCGCTGCGCGATCTCACGCGGTCGCGGCGCGTGCTGATCGTGGCCCATTCCATGGGCAGCCTGCTGACGATGGAAGCCATGCGCCAGCTCGCCCTCGAAGGCGAGGGCAGGGTGCTTCGGCGGATCAGCGGGGTGACGCTTGTCTCTCCTGATATCGACAGCGATCTCTTCCGCCGCCAGGCCGCCGATATCGGGGCCTTGCCGCAGCCCTTCGTGATCTTCGTGGCGCAGGCCGACCGGGCGCTGAGCCTGTCGGGCCTGCTCACCGGCCGCCGCGAGCGTCTTGGCAACATTTCGAGCGCGGCAGATATCGGGGATCTGCCCGTGGCCGTCGTGGATTTCACCGCGCTGGCGGCGCGGCGCGGGCTCAACCATCAAATCGCGCTGGAGAGCCCCGCGGCGATCAGCATCCTGCGCTCGGTGCGGGACGGGGAGGCCACGGCGCTCTCGCGGCTGGCCCCCTACCTGATCAACGCCCCCGCGCGGCTGCCCGGGGGCAATTGA
- a CDS encoding helicase HerA-like domain-containing protein, whose protein sequence is MEKGIFVGGGGEGYGARQELTLKYANRHGLVAGATGTGKTVTLQILAEGFSAAGVPVFLSDVKGDLSGLAKAGSADFKLHGAFTSRAETIGFTDYTYDSVPVTFWDLFGEKGHPVRTTVAEMGPLLLARLLELSEAQEGILNIAFRVADEQGLPLLDLKDLQSLLVWVGENRDTLSLRYGNVSVASIGAIQRRLLVIENQGGAKLFGEPALELSDIMRTDTDGRGRVNILAADQLMSSPRLYATFLLWLLSELFEELPEVGDPDKPRLVFFFDEAHLLFEDAPKALVEKVEQVARLIRSKGVGVYFITQSPDDIPEDILGQLGNRVQHALRAFTARDRKALKMAAETYRENPRFDTEEAIREVGVGEAVTSMLQKKGVPGIVERTLIRPPSSQLGPITEAERAGVMAASPVAGKYEALKDRESAFELLTARAEQAAKAAEAAETAEEEAEAMEREYRAARRYSGARVNRSTSRRVGAESVGSALGSAIIKELKGTTGRRIVRGVLGGLFKGR, encoded by the coding sequence ATGGAGAAGGGGATTTTTGTCGGGGGCGGCGGCGAGGGATACGGCGCGCGCCAGGAGCTCACCCTCAAATATGCCAACCGCCACGGGCTCGTGGCCGGGGCGACTGGCACGGGCAAGACCGTGACGCTCCAGATCCTCGCCGAGGGCTTCTCGGCGGCGGGTGTGCCGGTCTTCCTGTCGGACGTGAAGGGGGACCTTTCAGGCCTCGCAAAGGCCGGAAGCGCGGATTTCAAGCTTCACGGCGCCTTCACCTCCCGCGCCGAGACCATCGGCTTCACCGATTATACCTATGACAGCGTGCCGGTGACGTTCTGGGATCTCTTCGGAGAAAAGGGTCACCCCGTGCGCACGACCGTGGCGGAGATGGGCCCGCTTCTTCTCGCGCGGCTCCTCGAGCTCTCCGAGGCGCAGGAGGGCATCCTCAACATCGCCTTCCGCGTGGCCGACGAGCAGGGCCTGCCGCTCCTCGATCTCAAGGATCTCCAATCGCTTCTCGTCTGGGTGGGTGAGAACCGCGACACGCTCTCGCTGCGCTACGGCAATGTCTCCGTCGCCTCCATCGGCGCGATCCAGCGGCGGCTCCTCGTGATCGAGAATCAGGGCGGGGCAAAGCTCTTCGGCGAGCCTGCACTCGAGCTCTCGGATATCATGCGCACGGACACGGATGGGCGCGGCCGCGTCAACATCCTCGCCGCCGACCAGCTCATGTCTTCTCCCCGCCTTTACGCCACCTTCCTCCTCTGGCTCCTCTCGGAGCTCTTCGAGGAACTGCCGGAGGTGGGCGATCCCGATAAGCCCCGCCTCGTCTTCTTCTTCGACGAGGCGCATCTCCTCTTCGAGGACGCACCGAAGGCGCTCGTGGAGAAGGTGGAGCAGGTGGCGCGCCTCATCCGCTCAAAGGGCGTGGGCGTCTACTTCATCACGCAGTCACCCGACGACATCCCCGAGGATATCCTGGGCCAGCTCGGCAACCGCGTGCAGCACGCGCTGCGCGCCTTCACCGCGCGCGACAGGAAGGCGCTCAAGATGGCCGCCGAGACCTACCGCGAGAACCCGCGCTTCGACACCGAGGAGGCGATCCGCGAGGTGGGCGTGGGCGAGGCGGTGACATCGATGCTCCAGAAAAAGGGCGTGCCCGGCATCGTGGAGCGGACCCTCATCCGCCCGCCATCCTCTCAACTCGGGCCCATCACGGAGGCCGAGCGGGCAGGGGTCATGGCCGCGAGCCCCGTGGCTGGCAAATACGAGGCGCTGAAGGACCGCGAGAGCGCTTTCGAGCTCCTCACCGCCCGGGCCGAGCAGGCCGCCAAGGCGGCCGAAGCGGCAGAGACCGCCGAGGAGGAGGCGGAGGCCATGGAACGCGAATACCGTGCGGCGCGGCGCTATTCGGGCGCTCGCGTGAACCGCTCCACGAGCCGCCGCGTGGGCGCCGAGAGCGTGGGCAGCGCGCTCGGCTCCGCCATCATCAAGGAGCTCAAAGGCACCACCGGGCGCCGGATCGTGCGCGGCGTGCTGGGCGGACTCTTCAAGGGCCGCTGA
- the aroB gene encoding 3-dehydroquinate synthase gives MRETVHVALGARAYDVVLGPGLLDEAGARVAPLLSRPRVAIVTDENVAAHHLARLVAALEAEGLSASSLTLPAGEATKSWPHLTRTVEWLLAEKIERRDVVIAFGGGVIGDLVGLAAAILRRGVRFVQIPTSLLAQVDSSVGGKTGINAPQGKNLIGAFHQPALVLADTGLLDTLTERDFLAGYGEVMKYGLLGDAAFFGWLEAHGPALRDGDAAARLRAVTRSVEMKAEIVVRDETEQGDRALLNLGHTFCHALEAATGYSDRLLHGEGVAIGCALATELSARLGLASQEEPGRVSAHLGAMGMKARLSDIPGALPSSDALIELMGQDKKVVDGALRFVLMRGIGEAFVTGDVPRETVFDVLEDAR, from the coding sequence ATGCGTGAGACGGTCCACGTGGCCCTCGGTGCGCGCGCCTATGACGTGGTGCTGGGGCCCGGTCTTCTGGACGAGGCGGGCGCACGCGTGGCCCCACTTCTGTCGCGGCCGCGCGTGGCCATTGTCACCGACGAGAACGTGGCGGCGCATCATCTGGCGCGCCTCGTGGCCGCCCTCGAGGCCGAGGGCCTGTCTGCCTCGTCGCTGACGCTGCCGGCGGGCGAGGCCACGAAGAGCTGGCCCCACCTGACGCGCACTGTCGAGTGGCTCCTCGCCGAGAAGATCGAACGCCGGGACGTGGTCATCGCCTTTGGCGGCGGCGTCATCGGGGATCTCGTGGGGCTCGCGGCCGCGATCCTCCGGCGCGGCGTGCGCTTCGTGCAGATCCCCACGAGTCTCCTGGCGCAGGTCGACAGCTCCGTGGGTGGCAAGACCGGGATCAACGCACCGCAGGGCAAGAACCTCATCGGTGCGTTTCACCAGCCCGCGCTCGTGCTCGCCGATACCGGCCTCCTCGACACGCTGACAGAGCGGGATTTCCTCGCGGGCTACGGGGAGGTGATGAAATACGGCCTCCTCGGCGACGCAGCCTTCTTCGGCTGGCTCGAAGCCCATGGCCCGGCGCTGCGCGACGGGGACGCCGCCGCCCGGCTGCGCGCGGTCACGCGGTCCGTGGAAATGAAGGCCGAGATCGTCGTGCGCGACGAGACAGAACAGGGCGACCGCGCGCTGCTCAATCTGGGCCACACGTTCTGCCATGCGCTCGAGGCCGCCACAGGCTATTCCGACCGGCTCCTCCACGGCGAGGGGGTGGCGATCGGATGCGCGCTCGCCACGGAGCTTTCCGCCCGGCTCGGCCTCGCGTCGCAGGAAGAGCCCGGTCGCGTTTCCGCCCATCTGGGGGCCATGGGCATGAAGGCGCGGCTGTCCGACATCCCCGGCGCGCTGCCGTCCTCCGACGCGCTGATCGAGCTCATGGGGCAGGACAAGAAGGTCGTCGACGGCGCGCTGCGTTTTGTCCTCATGCGCGGGATCGGAGAGGCCTTCGTGACAGGCGACGTGCCGCGCGAGACCGTCTTCGACGTGCTGGAGGATGCCCGGTGA
- a CDS encoding site-specific tyrosine recombinase XerD, which produces MRDDAHAIAAFIEAQAAELDAAPNTQAAYARDLKDASAWLSRRGLDFARASRDDIEAYLQFCEAQGLARATRARRLSSLKQLYRFCFEEGWRGDNPAIQITGPGRDARLPKTLSLEEVEALLEAARHHGKSDAARLRATCLMEVLYATGMRVTELVSLPLSAARGDPRMLLIRGKGGKERLVPLSEPARDALAHWLEHLDGLEGPAPKYLFPSRGKDGHLTRHAFYVQIKTLAVAASLSPAKVTPHTLRHAFATHLLANGADLRAIQTLLGHADIATTEIYTHVLEDRLRDLVLEHHPLADL; this is translated from the coding sequence ATGAGGGACGACGCCCATGCGATCGCGGCTTTCATCGAAGCCCAGGCCGCGGAGCTCGACGCCGCCCCGAACACCCAGGCCGCCTATGCAAGGGACCTCAAGGATGCCAGCGCGTGGCTGAGCCGCCGGGGCCTCGATTTCGCTCGGGCCAGCCGGGACGATATCGAGGCCTACCTGCAATTCTGCGAAGCGCAGGGCCTCGCGCGCGCCACCCGTGCCCGGCGGCTGTCCTCGCTCAAGCAGCTCTACCGCTTCTGCTTCGAGGAAGGCTGGCGCGGGGATAATCCGGCGATCCAAATCACTGGGCCGGGGCGCGATGCCCGGCTGCCCAAGACGCTGAGCCTCGAAGAGGTGGAAGCGCTCCTCGAGGCCGCGCGTCACCATGGCAAATCCGATGCCGCCCGCCTCCGCGCCACCTGCCTGATGGAGGTGCTCTACGCCACGGGCATGCGTGTGACGGAGCTTGTCTCCCTCCCGCTGAGCGCCGCGCGCGGGGATCCCCGGATGCTCCTCATTCGCGGCAAGGGCGGCAAGGAACGGCTTGTCCCGCTTTCCGAGCCCGCCCGCGACGCGCTGGCCCACTGGCTCGAGCATCTCGACGGGCTCGAGGGCCCCGCGCCCAAATACCTCTTTCCCTCGCGCGGCAAGGACGGGCACCTCACGCGCCATGCCTTCTACGTGCAGATCAAGACGCTGGCCGTGGCTGCGAGCTTGAGCCCGGCGAAGGTCACCCCCCATACGCTGCGCCATGCCTTCGCGACGCATCTTCTGGCCAACGGGGCCGATCTCCGCGCGATCCAGACGCTTCTTGGCCACGCCGATATCGCCACCACCGAGATCTACACCCATGTGCTCGAGGATCGCCTCCGCGATCTGGTGCTCGAGCATCACCCCCTTGCTGATCTCTGA